The nucleotide window GAACGATAATCAGGCAGATGAGAATTTTAATATTAAATTTGCCGGCAAAACCGCTGCAGTAAAAATTTCCGGACGTTCTACAGCAACCTATATTTTTTAATTGGATACTATGAAAAGAGTTTATTTCTTACTGGCATTTTCCGCATTTGGACTGAATGCTTACGGACAAAAGACAATTGATCAGAAAGTAGCAGAGCTATTGTCTAAAATGACCCTGGAGGAAAAAGTAGGACAAATGGTTCAATACAGCGGGTTCGAATATGCTACAGGACCTCAGCATTCCAATTCGGCTGCTGTTTTAGACGAAATTAAAAAAGGAAAAGTAGGTTCTATGCTGAATGTTGCAGGATCGGAAGAAACCAGAGCCTTTCAAAAACTCGCGATGCAGTCAAGGCTTAAAATTCCTTTACTTTTCGGACAGGACGTTATCCATGGATACCGGACAACCTTTCCGGTGAATATAGGGCAGGCAGCAAGCTGGGATCTGGGAATGATTGAAAAGTCTGAAAGAATAGCTGCTACAGAAGCTGCAGCTTATGGTATTCACTGGACATTTGCTCCAATGGTGGATATTGCCAGAGATCCGAGATGGGGAAGGGTAATGGAAGGTTCCGGAGAAGACACCTATCTTGGAACAAAAATCGGACTGGCAAGAATTAAAGGATTCCAGGGTAAGGGTTTAGGAAGTCTGGATGCTGTGATGGCCTGTGCCAAGCACTTTGCAGCGTACGGAGCCGCTGTGGGCGGAAGAGATTACAATTCTGTGGATATGAGTCTCAGACAGCTGAACGAAACTTATCTTCCTCCATTCAAAGCAGCTGCAGAGGCAGGAGTAGCTACTTTTATGAATTCCTTCAATGATATTAACGGAATTCCGGCAACAGCCAACCAATATATTCAGAGAAATCTTTTAAAAGGAAAATGGAATTATAAAGGTTTTGTCGTTTCAGACTGGGGAAGTATCGGGGAAATGATTCCCCATGGTTATGCAAAAGATGCAGCCCAGGCAGCAGAAAGAGCTGTGCAGGGCGGAAGTGATATGGATATGGAAAGCCGTGTTTATATGGCAGAACTTCCCAAACTGGTTAAAGAAGGAAAAGTAGATGCAAAACTGGTAGACGATGCGGCAGGAAGAATCTTAACCAAGAAATTCCAAATGGGACTTTTCGATGATCCTTACAGATTCAGCAATGAAAAAAGGCAAAAAGAACAAACCGATAATCAGGAAAACAGAAAATTCGGGAGGGAATTTGGTTCAAAAAGTATTGTTCTTCTTAAAAACCATGGAAATATTCTTCCGCTTTCAAAAAATACAAAGACAGTTGCCCTGATTGGCCCTTTCGGGAAAGAAACAGTAGCGAATCACGGCTTCTGGTCAGTTGCTTTCAAAGATGACAACCAAAGAATTGTTTCTCAATTTGACGGAATTAAAAATCAGCTGGATAAAAACTCCACTTTATTATATGCCAAAGGCTGTAATGTGGATGATCAGGATAAAACACAGTTTGCAGAAGCAATAGAAACAGCCAGAAGAGCTGACGTAGTGATTATGACATTGGGAGAAGGACATGCGATGAGTGGAGAAGCAAAAAGCAGAAGCAATATCGGATTTACGGGCGTCCAGGAAGATTTGTTGCAGGAAATTGCCAAAACCGGAAAACCAATTATTCTGATGATCAATGCCGGAAGACCTCTTATTTTCAACTGGGCATCAGACAATATTCCTGCCATTATGTACACATGGTGGCTGGGAACCGAAGCCGGAAACTCTATTGCAGATGTTCTGTTTGGGAAGGTGAATCCAGGAGGAAAGCTTCCGATGACTTTCCCAAGAACAGAAGGTCAGATTCCTGTGTATTACAATCATTACAATACGGGAAGACCTGCAAAAAATAATACAGACAGAAATTATGTTTCAGCATATATAGATCTTGATAATGATCCGAAATATCCGTTTGGATACGGCTTAAGTTACACAGATTTCAAATACTCTGATATGGTTTTAAGTTCTGCAAACCTTACAGGAAACCAGACATTGAACATCAGTGTTACGGTTTCCAATACAGGAAAGTATGATGGAGAAGAGGTCGTGCAACTTTATGTTAGGGATCTTTTTGGAAAAGTAGTAAGACCTGTAAAAGAGTTAAAAGGATTCCAGAAAGTATTCATCAAAAAAGGCGAAAGCAAAAAGATCGATTTTAAACTTACCCCCGAAGATTTGAAATTCTTTGATGATGAGCTGAATTTTGACTGGGAAGGCGGAGAATTTGATATTATGATTGGAACTGACTCTCAACATGTACAGACCAAAAGAATTAGCTGGAGCAAATAAATTCAATAGGAGCGGGCTTTAGCCCGCTTAATCAAAAGTCAGAAAAAAATGGCTTTAGCCAAAAACTTAAAACCCTAATACATATGAATCTTAAGGCTAAAAATATCATTAAAATATGTGCCACAGTAACCACCTTCATTTCTGTTCTGAACTGTGCTTCACACAAGCCGGATTCTCACAGAACACTTATTTGGAGTGATGAATTTAATGGTAAAGGTCTTCCTGATTCGTCAAAATGGAATTATGATGTAGGAGGAGGTGGTTTTGGGAATGAGGAAGCTCAGTTTTACACCAAAAGCAGACTTGAAAACGCCAGAATGGAAAAGGGAAACCTGATTATTGAAGCCAGAAAAGAAAACTGGGAAAACAATAAATATACTTCCGCAAGGCTTTTAACCAAAGGAAAATTTGCCTTCCAGTATGGAACAGTAGAAGTAAGGGCAAAGCTGCCCAAAGGCCGCGGAACATGGCCCGCCATATGGATGATGAGCGAGAATATGAAGAAATGGCCGGATGACGGCGAACTGGATATCATGGAACATGTAGGATACAATCAGGGATTTATACATGCTTCTGTTCATACCAAAAAATATAATCACATTCAGGGAACCCAGAAAACCGATACACTGTTTGTAAAAGATGCAAGCGAAAAGTTTCATGTCTATAAAGCAGACTGGACACCGGAAAAAATAGATGTTTATATCGATGACCAAAAGTTTTTCACCTATGAGAATAAAGAGAAAAATAATGATGCATGGCCTTTTAACAGACCTTACTTTATCATTTTAAATCTTGCAGTAGGTGGTTTTTGGGGAGGAAAAGAAGGCATTGATGATGCTGTTTTTCCACAAAAGTATTACATAGACTATGTAAGAGTCTATCAAAATAAATAATGAATAGGGGACGCAACTGTCCAAAATAAAAAAATCATGAGAAAAATAATTGTAAGTTGTTTTGTAGTAGGTGTTGTCATCAGTGTCAATGCTCAGAATTATTGGAAAAAGAATGCAGGAAAAACAGCTAAAGTAATCCTTACCAACTCGAAAGCGAATGAAAAGATGGCGGATAAAGGAGCAGTTAAATTTGAACAATTCGGGCAGCCTAAAGAAACCGAAGCCTGTATTTTTGTGGCTCCTAATTTTAAATATCAGAAACTGATAGGAATAGGCGGTGCCATTACAGACGCCTCAGCAGAAACTTTTTATAAAATGCCAAAGAACAAGCAGAAGGAAATTCTGGATGCTTATTTTGGAAAAAACGGATTGGGATACACTGTCGTACGTACCAATATGAATTCCTGTGACTTCTCCAGTGATTCCTATACTTATGTAGAAGACAATGATACTTCCCTGAAGACTTTCAATATTGCACATGATGAGAAGTATAAGATTCCGATGATCAAAGAAGCTCAGAAAGCAATAGGAAATAATTTTACCTTCTATTTTTCTCCGTGGAGCCCGCCAGCCTGGATGAAATCCAACAAAAGTTTATACAAAGGAGGAAGATTGGAGAATCAATACTACCAGACGTGGGCAGATTATTATATCAAATTTATTAAAGAATACGAAAAGAGAGGAATTAACATCTGGGGATTGACTGTTCAGAATGAACCAATGGCTACCCAAAGCTGGGAATCATGTATCTATACTGCCGAAGAAGAAGGGGAGTTCCTGAAAAAGAACCTTGGACCAACCCTTTGGAAGAACGGATATAAAGATAAAAAAGTAATGATCTGGGATCACAATAGAGACCTTATCTATCAAAGAGCAACAACCACATTAAGCGATCCTGAAACCTCAAAATATGCCAGCGGTATTGGCTATCACTGGTATGAAACATGGAATAACAAAACACAGCTTTTTGATAATTTAGCAGAAACGCACAGAGCTTTTCCGGATAAATTCCTGGCTTTTACTGAAGGATGTAAAGAACAGTTCAGTATGGATAAAATCTATGATGTAAGCCTGGGTGAGCTGTACAGTAAAAACATGCTGAATGATTTTAACAAAGGAAATGCTTTATGGACCGACTGGAATATTTTATTGGATGAAACCGGCGGACCTAACCATAAAGGTAACTTCTGCTTTGCCCCGATTATTGCAGATACCAAAACAGGCGAGGTGTTCTATACTTACGAATACTATTATATAGGCCATGTTTCAAAATATATCAAACCCAATGCCCAGAGAATCGGAAGCTCGTCCAACAGAGCCGCGCTTACATCTTCCGCTTTTATGAATGAAAACGGACAGCTGGTAACCGTTATCATGAACGATTCCGACAATGATATTGAAACCAATCTATGGATAGAAGGAATGGCTGCAAAACTAAATGCCCCGGCACACTCTATACAGACCGTAATTTTATAGTATCATATTAATATTATTTTTGACAGACCCGGCGGCCTCAAAGAGGCCGCCGGGTTTATTTACGTACCACCATGTTCTGACAAAAAACAAAAAACCCATGAAAAAACTTCATGGGTCTTATTTATTGTAAACGAAACTTTATCAGTCTGTTATTTTTCAGTATCATATTTACTGATCACTTTCTGAGTAACTCCTGAGCTGCTGAAACCTCCGTCATGGAACAGGTTCTGCATGGTTACTTTTTTAGTAAGATCAGAGAATAATGTTACACAGTAGTCTGCACATTCAAGAGCGGTAGCATTTCCTAGCGGAGACATATCTTCTGCGTATCCAAGGAATCCTCCGAACCCTTTCACACCACTTCCGGCAGTAGTCATTGTAGGAGACTGTGAAACTGTGTTTACACGTACTTTTCTTTCTCCCCAGTAGTTTCCGAAAGTTCTTGCAATACTTTCAAGATACGCTTTGTTATCAGACATATCATTGTAATCCGGGAATGTTCTCTGAGCGGCAATATAAGTAAGGGCCAGAATACTTCCCCATTCATTCATACAGTCTTTTTCCCAAGCCACACGCATTACTTTATGGAAAGAAACAGCGGAAATATCCCAGCCTTTTTCCAACCAGTCGTAGTTCATTTCTGTATAGTGTTTTCCTTTTCTAACGTTGATAGACATCCCGATAGAGTGAAGGATAAAGTCGATTTTTCCAAATTTTGCAACAGCGGCATCAAAAAGTTTTTCAAGATCTTCTACAGAAGTAGCATCAGCACCTATTACTTCAGAACCTGTTTTTTCTGCTAAACCATTAAGTTCTCCCATTCTCAATGCGATAGGTGCATTAGATAAGATAAATTCAGCACCTTCCTCATGGCATCTTTCAGCAACTTTCCATGCGATAGATTGTTCATTAAGGGCTCCAAAAATAATTCCCTTTTTGCCTTTAAGTAAACCGTATGACATAATTTTTTAATGTTTATTATAATACAAATGTAACAATAATTGTGCTTATGGCATAATAAAAAATGGAGCCTTATCAATTTAAGACTCCATTTTATTGAAAATATTTATATGACTGAAATACTAATTGGTTTTCTTATTCCATTCTGCCTTTATATCTTCTGCCGCATCTTTGGTTTTTTCCCATGCTTCATCTGCCTTATCCTTAATATCTTCCCAGGCATCGGATACATTAGCTTTTACCCTGTCTAGCCAGTCTTCCTGGCTGGCCTCCTCATCATTATTCCTTTTCTCATTGATATAATCTTTAGCCTTGTCTGCCAATTCATTGATTTTCCATTTGGTTTTGTCCGCTGCATTCTGTAAAGAGTTTTCTACATTATTTACTGCATTTTCCGCTTTGTTATACTCTGAATTGTTCATAATGATATAAATTTTGGTGTTATAATTATAATTGAACAATAACCATTCCTAAAACACAGCTTCTCTGTTAAATTTTTCATAATCTTTTGTTATCCTTTTCAAAATCAATAGTAACTTTAACATATAAATTTGATAATTATGAAAAAAATACGTTGTGGCTGGTGTGAAAAAGATGATCTCTACAGGAAATATCATGATGAAGAATGGGGAAGACCGGTCTATGATGATGAAACCATATTTGAATTTTTAGTTCTTGAAAGCTTCCAGGCCGGTTTAAGCTGGTATACTATTTTATCAAAAAGGGAAAATTTCAGAAAAGCTTTTGACCATTTTGATTATAGTAAAGTGGCGGCATATTCTGACAAAAAAATTGAAGAACTTATGAACAATCCCGGAATTATAAGAAACAGGCTTAAAATTCTGGCCGCAGTTACCAATGCTCATAGATTTATGGATGTTCAGAAAGAATTTGGAAGTTTTTCCCAATACATCTGGGCTTTTATTGATGGAAAACCAATTGATAACCTACCTGAAAAATTGTCTGATGTTCCTGCTACAACAGAAATTTCTGATCTTATTTCGAAAGATCTTAAAAAGAGAGGATTTAAATTTGTAGGATCTACTGTAGTTTATGCCCATATGCAGGCTACCGGAATGGTCAATGATCATTTAAAAAGCTGCTTTACCAGAAAAATCATAACTTATTGATATTTTTGTATGATTAAAAAATGAAAACCTCTGTTGAAATATGAAGAAAATAGGAATTATAGGTTATGGCTGGCTGGGAGAAAGAATAGAATCCGCGTTATCGGAAAAGTATACAATATCAGCTACGACAACTACAGAGGATAAAGTGCACACACTACATTCTAAAGGCATCAATGCCATAGTAGCATCTTTCCCAGATTATCAATTGTCTGAACCTGTTTCCCGGTGGGAAGAAATTAAAGATATGGATGTTTTGATTATTACCATCCCTGTTTCTGAGAAAAGCTGCTGTGTAAGTTCTTTATATAACAGGATTCAGAATCTCTCAGCCTTTATCGGAGATTTTAATGGGCAGATGTTTCTGATGAGTTCCACAGGTGTTTATCCTGATATTGCTAAAGAATTCACAGAAGAAGATGTTCCTTTTGAGAAAGTATCAGGAGAAAGAATGCTTAGGAATAAATATCCTCAACTGAATATTCTGAGACTTGGCGGTCTGATGGGAGACAACAGGCTTTTAAAAAATTATAATGTCGGCAACCTTGATCATGCGGCGAATCATATTCATTATGCTGATATCAGTGGGATTATCTCAGAAATGATTGAACAGAAAACTGAATCTAAACTATACAATGTAACGGCTCCCATTCATCCTGCAAAAAGTCAGGTAATCAATGCACAGAAAGATATTCCGGATGAAAAAGAATTTGAGGTGAAAGGGAAGAAGGTTCTGTCTTCAAAACTTGTTTCAGAGCTGGATTATACATTTCAATATCCAGATCCTAGAATATTCCATATATAGTATTTAATCCTTCTTATTTTCAAATTTTCCTCTATTTATCTTTAGTTTTTAAAATGTAAGGTTTTGAAGGGCTAAGGATGGAATTTCTCGATTACTTATTTTTTTAGTACACCTTCTCTATAGTTCATATGGGAGAATTTTATTTGTGATTCATAATAATACATAAAGATCTCATTCTAATCTCTTTTGTAATAAACAAAAAAAAACTATAAAACGCTTATATTTTTGTATATCATTAGTCTGTTTCAGAAACTTTTAGAGGGATATTCGTAATTACGAAAAGGTACTTTGAATCTTTGTATAATATAAATAGTTTTGGGACAAGAAAACGCAAGATGAAAATAAAAAGTAAGTTATCCAAGTATTTAAGGAAACTAAAATTACTCCGTTTCGCTGACCAAATTAGGTTTTATTATACATGGTTGAAAATGTATAAAAAAAATAAGCAATTCAGGTCACTTCATCCACATACTAAACTTCCTAAAGATTATTTAATGTATGAGTCCTTTTTATTAGATTATGACAGCTATTATAACGGAGGGAAAGTAACAGCCGACTGGATTATAAGTTTAATTAATAAACACTATAAACAAATTAAACATCTAAAAATTTTAGATTGGGGATGTGGTCCGGGGAGAGTAATTAGACATATGCCAACTCTTTTGGAAGAGAGTAATCAATTTTTTGCCACAGATTATAATGAAGATTCAATTAATTGGTGTTCAAAAAATATACATCATGTTGATTTTTCAAAAAATAAACTATCTCCACCATTATCATATGAAAATGATTTTTTTGATATCATTTATGGGATCTCAATTTTTACGCATCTATCTGAGAAAATGCATATCGAATGGATCAAGGAACTAAGAAGGGTTTTAAAAAAGGATGGTATATTGATTGTAAGCCTGCAGGGAAACAATTTTAAATTAAAACTTACTTCCACAGAGCTAAAAGAATTTACTAATGGAAAACTTGTTGTACGAGGTAATACAAAAGAAGGGCATAGGATGTATTCTGCTTTCCATCCGGAAACATTTGTAAAATGCTTATTTAAAGATTTTACTATACTTAATCATATTGTTTATTCTGATGATCTGGCTAAAAAAAATATCCCTCAAGATATTTGGGTATTAAAAAAATAATCTACAATGTGATTTGTATTTACTGTTTAATGATTCATGTTGGGATACAAATACAAATGCATTATCTGATTCGGAATAAGAACCTATAAGCAAGATTGATCTCTCATAGCATTATAAATAATAGTAATGGTAGGGTTCTGTTTTTTGATTTTTAAATATTCAATAAAATAAATATTTATTTAAAACATAAACACATAATAAAAAAGCACTTATGAAAAGACAATTATTTTCGATGGCATTATTAGTGTCATCACTTACATTTGCACAAAGTTGGCATACAACAGGGAATTCAGGGACTAATCCAGCCAATAATTTTATTGGGACTACGGATAGTCAACCTTTGGTTTTTAAAACGAACAATACAAAAGTGATGAATATTCTTCCAAATGGTGTAGTAAAAGTAGGAATTAATGATCCAGGAGGAAGTGGTGAAGCCTATTTCAGAATCTATAAGGAAGACAATCTGGCTTTTGAGATCGCTAATTCTTTGGGATCATTCCAGATTGGAAAATCAGGTTGTTCAGGCTGTTGGGGTGGACAAATCGGAGATACAGTTCTTAGAAACTTAGGAAAAAGCCACAATATTATTATCGCTCAACCCAATGATGGTAATGATGGTTCTACCTATTTCGGTATTCAGGATGGCTATAATGGAACCTGGGTAAAGTTCTTCAACAATGCC belongs to Chryseobacterium gleum and includes:
- a CDS encoding class I SAM-dependent methyltransferase, with amino-acid sequence MKIKSKLSKYLRKLKLLRFADQIRFYYTWLKMYKKNKQFRSLHPHTKLPKDYLMYESFLLDYDSYYNGGKVTADWIISLINKHYKQIKHLKILDWGCGPGRVIRHMPTLLEESNQFFATDYNEDSINWCSKNIHHVDFSKNKLSPPLSYENDFFDIIYGISIFTHLSEKMHIEWIKELRRVLKKDGILIVSLQGNNFKLKLTSTELKEFTNGKLVVRGNTKEGHRMYSAFHPETFVKCLFKDFTILNHIVYSDDLAKKNIPQDIWVLKK
- a CDS encoding glycoside hydrolase family 16 protein, giving the protein MNLKAKNIIKICATVTTFISVLNCASHKPDSHRTLIWSDEFNGKGLPDSSKWNYDVGGGGFGNEEAQFYTKSRLENARMEKGNLIIEARKENWENNKYTSARLLTKGKFAFQYGTVEVRAKLPKGRGTWPAIWMMSENMKKWPDDGELDIMEHVGYNQGFIHASVHTKKYNHIQGTQKTDTLFVKDASEKFHVYKADWTPEKIDVYIDDQKFFTYENKEKNNDAWPFNRPYFIILNLAVGGFWGGKEGIDDAVFPQKYYIDYVRVYQNK
- the bglX gene encoding beta-glucosidase BglX — protein: MKRVYFLLAFSAFGLNAYGQKTIDQKVAELLSKMTLEEKVGQMVQYSGFEYATGPQHSNSAAVLDEIKKGKVGSMLNVAGSEETRAFQKLAMQSRLKIPLLFGQDVIHGYRTTFPVNIGQAASWDLGMIEKSERIAATEAAAYGIHWTFAPMVDIARDPRWGRVMEGSGEDTYLGTKIGLARIKGFQGKGLGSLDAVMACAKHFAAYGAAVGGRDYNSVDMSLRQLNETYLPPFKAAAEAGVATFMNSFNDINGIPATANQYIQRNLLKGKWNYKGFVVSDWGSIGEMIPHGYAKDAAQAAERAVQGGSDMDMESRVYMAELPKLVKEGKVDAKLVDDAAGRILTKKFQMGLFDDPYRFSNEKRQKEQTDNQENRKFGREFGSKSIVLLKNHGNILPLSKNTKTVALIGPFGKETVANHGFWSVAFKDDNQRIVSQFDGIKNQLDKNSTLLYAKGCNVDDQDKTQFAEAIETARRADVVIMTLGEGHAMSGEAKSRSNIGFTGVQEDLLQEIAKTGKPIILMINAGRPLIFNWASDNIPAIMYTWWLGTEAGNSIADVLFGKVNPGGKLPMTFPRTEGQIPVYYNHYNTGRPAKNNTDRNYVSAYIDLDNDPKYPFGYGLSYTDFKYSDMVLSSANLTGNQTLNISVTVSNTGKYDGEEVVQLYVRDLFGKVVRPVKELKGFQKVFIKKGESKKIDFKLTPEDLKFFDDELNFDWEGGEFDIMIGTDSQHVQTKRISWSK
- a CDS encoding NAD-binding protein, encoding MKKIGIIGYGWLGERIESALSEKYTISATTTTEDKVHTLHSKGINAIVASFPDYQLSEPVSRWEEIKDMDVLIITIPVSEKSCCVSSLYNRIQNLSAFIGDFNGQMFLMSSTGVYPDIAKEFTEEDVPFEKVSGERMLRNKYPQLNILRLGGLMGDNRLLKNYNVGNLDHAANHIHYADISGIISEMIEQKTESKLYNVTAPIHPAKSQVINAQKDIPDEKEFEVKGKKVLSSKLVSELDYTFQYPDPRIFHI
- a CDS encoding enoyl-ACP reductase FabI, with translation MSYGLLKGKKGIIFGALNEQSIAWKVAERCHEEGAEFILSNAPIALRMGELNGLAEKTGSEVIGADATSVEDLEKLFDAAVAKFGKIDFILHSIGMSINVRKGKHYTEMNYDWLEKGWDISAVSFHKVMRVAWEKDCMNEWGSILALTYIAAQRTFPDYNDMSDNKAYLESIARTFGNYWGERKVRVNTVSQSPTMTTAGSGVKGFGGFLGYAEDMSPLGNATALECADYCVTLFSDLTKKVTMQNLFHDGGFSSSGVTQKVISKYDTEK
- a CDS encoding glycoside hydrolase family 30 protein is translated as MRKIIVSCFVVGVVISVNAQNYWKKNAGKTAKVILTNSKANEKMADKGAVKFEQFGQPKETEACIFVAPNFKYQKLIGIGGAITDASAETFYKMPKNKQKEILDAYFGKNGLGYTVVRTNMNSCDFSSDSYTYVEDNDTSLKTFNIAHDEKYKIPMIKEAQKAIGNNFTFYFSPWSPPAWMKSNKSLYKGGRLENQYYQTWADYYIKFIKEYEKRGINIWGLTVQNEPMATQSWESCIYTAEEEGEFLKKNLGPTLWKNGYKDKKVMIWDHNRDLIYQRATTTLSDPETSKYASGIGYHWYETWNNKTQLFDNLAETHRAFPDKFLAFTEGCKEQFSMDKIYDVSLGELYSKNMLNDFNKGNALWTDWNILLDETGGPNHKGNFCFAPIIADTKTGEVFYTYEYYYIGHVSKYIKPNAQRIGSSSNRAALTSSAFMNENGQLVTVIMNDSDNDIETNLWIEGMAAKLNAPAHSIQTVIL
- a CDS encoding DNA-3-methyladenine glycosylase I, whose amino-acid sequence is MKKIRCGWCEKDDLYRKYHDEEWGRPVYDDETIFEFLVLESFQAGLSWYTILSKRENFRKAFDHFDYSKVAAYSDKKIEELMNNPGIIRNRLKILAAVTNAHRFMDVQKEFGSFSQYIWAFIDGKPIDNLPEKLSDVPATTEISDLISKDLKKRGFKFVGSTVVYAHMQATGMVNDHLKSCFTRKIITY